DNA from Clarias gariepinus isolate MV-2021 ecotype Netherlands chromosome 11, CGAR_prim_01v2, whole genome shotgun sequence:
caaacaaataacCTTTAGCgttatatatatctatatagatAAAACGGTTGTGATGTACGAGTTCATTATCTGGCTGATGCTGTGAAATGTCTTGTAATAATCCAGGGCTGAACCGTGAGCCAGCttcagaaacagaaagagaggagaaaaaaaaatacagacaggaaaaaaaaagaaaggcaaaGAAACTGTTACAGCATTTCatctcaaataataataataataataataataaggaaaaaataataataatataatcgcTGTACATTATTTCCACCTCTGGAGCTGGCAGTGTTTAGGACCCTgtgtaaaggggaaaaaaaaacagagagggagaaagagagagagagagagagagagagagagagagagatagtacACAGATAAATGATGCACTTGGCTTTCTACTAGAGTTTAAAATCAGTTTTGTTAGataaacaaaagaagaaaaaaaagaaaaatattggtGTCAAACATAGACATCCTTGTTTTCATTTTTGGCAATAACACTGTTGGTACATTTCATTTCACTCTCCTTGCACTATTCTCTAAattattccttttatttatttattataatctttttaacacgtttttttttctcctttaaaaaGGACCTCTGTTAGAAATTAGTCTCCTATCGATAATTGCTATAATTTCCGTTACGCGCTGATCTGTCGACGTTCTGTGAAGATAATACgatttaaaattacataaagtgctactcattatatatatatataaaaaaacatatgattcAATTATTTTGCGATGAGATAAAATAGATGGAAAATGAAAGGTTAAATCTTAATATTTGCTTCCTGACgctaaagagagaaagaaacaaaaaaataaaaaccaaacaagTAGAGAAGCCGAGCTCCAAACGTAAAGCCGGCTTTACATTATAAATCCATGAGCTTAAAGGAACAGAGCCCTGTTTAACTGTGAAAATAATAAGCAAtgtgcactgaaaaaaaaagaaatgggtgCATCAAACAAACTGTTATCGTGTCATGCGAAACTGTGGCCTTCTGACCCTAAAATACAACTCGCACCACAACAGCAGATTCGGTTCCTTGTgcaaaaaatacatacacacacacagacagacagagagagagagagagagaaagagagagagacttgaaggaaatgaattaaaaaatactgGTGCTGAAGCGATTTTAACATCTGTGGTGTATCGCATCTTATCTACTCGTCCACTAGGATCTAAAAGTTaatataaaactgaaaaaatgtaaaatgatttaaaaaagaagaaaaaaaaaagagtcagatTATAGCTCCGTGTCTGCCATAGGTGCGCGGGCAGCATTACAAAGTGACGCGGAAGGTGAAAAGacgacgacgatgatgatgGCGGCGACGATGGTAAGACTAGTGAATCTTCCAGAAGACGTACGCAGACAGCAGTTCGCAAGTCTATTCTCACTTAAGTGCACCCTGGAAACCTTAcaatttcatttcctttttaagTATAACTgaagttaaaaggaaaaaaaaaaaaaagcagacaatGAAATCGTGTCCAAACTCATTCACAAAAATTAAGACAATTACCCCAAGGCCTTAGCAAGTGCCAGCACGACCTAAACGGTTTCTTGTGTCCCCTAAAACATTGAACAGTTCATCTCAGTGATTTAACCCCCCAGTCACTAGAGGGCGACatatatatctattttttatttttttaaacatgcccGTCAAAAGTATTTCAGTGTGTTCGAACACGTGCGTCTGGGTGCGAGGTGCTTCCTCATCTCAGGCAGCCAGCAGGACCAAGTCTGCCATCTCCTCCGTTTCTGAAAGAAAAGCCGTACTGTACGAGTTTGTGAATTTGTAAACCACCCCTCCCCccacaacaaaaaataataattattattgtttttagcaaaacaaacaaacaaacaaacaaacaaaaaaacagggcCTGCTTTAAAAGCAGAGCGTCTTGGCTCCAGGTCCTCGTTTCTCATAGTTTATTCAGCTAACCCGATTTCTCCACTTTGTGCTCAGCCTTTTTCAACGCTCCGCCTCAAGAGCGTCCTTTCTTCTGAGTCACGACGTTTTATTTCCGAGTCAGAGGCTGCGACCGGGTTTCTTGAAGcgcatctcttttttttatttatttattttttttgtgttttaaccGTAGCGGAGTCTGGCTAGGGAGACGGCGTGTCCCGACTGAGCCTCACTGATCAGGACCATTCTTAGACTCACTGTAGAGCACTACACGATTTGGATCTGGAAACAGAGAAGAGAAGtagttagttatttttaatTCGGTTTCATTTTATAAAAGCACAAAAATCCAGAGGCTACATTCGCGTTAAGAGGTTTGACGCAAATCAGTGCTGATTGATTATCTTCCTTAAACTCCACGACGCATGACTCACGAGTTCAGTGTTCAGCTTCATCTCGAATAGAGAACTCTGACCCTACAAAAGTGCTTTACTCATCTAGAATAGATTTGGTAAAGAAAAGGTACACTATATTGCCACAAGTATTCgcttgcctgccttcacatATTTTTGAACTTGattaacatccaattcttaatccatagggtttaatatgatgttggcccaccctttgcaagtatttttgggACTGATGATGGACAAGAAGGCCAGGCTCACATtctccactctaattcatcccaaaggtgttttatCAGGTTGAGGCCAGGTTGCCCCtgcgggccagtcaagttcttcgaCATCAAACTCGCTCattcatgtctttatggaccttgctttgtgcactggtgcacagtcatTATGGAACAGGAAGGGGTCATCCCCAAACTGTACtcaattgtccaaaatgtctaaaaCATTAAGAATTCCTTTCACTGAAACTGAAACAACCCCACGTCATAGTACCCTCCAGACAAGTACTGTTCTCCTGGCAATCGCAAAACCCAGACTGGTCCATTGGATTGCCAGACAGAGCAGTGTGATTCATCACTCCAAAGAACACTGCTCTAGAGTCCAGGGGTTGTGTGCCGGCATGACGATGCCCCCGTGCACAAAGCCAATTCTGTAAAGACATGGTGTGTTAAGTGTGGACTGGAAGAACACAAGCGCCCTAAACATAGCCCTGATTGAACTCAACCCCACTGTTTCTCTTTGAGATGAAATGAAACCGGAGCCTCCTCAGCGTTTGAGCTTGCTAATGGTCTTAATAGCTGAATAAACAAAATCCACACTCTGGTTTAAAGTGTTTCCAGTGTGAGAGTGGTGGCAAGCGAAAGACGTATGAAAAGGGATTTTCAACAATCACATGGGAGTCTGGTGGCCATATATACCTTTggagatatatttatatttatacagtgctgtaagtaaaacagctggtaGGTTCTACTGAGCTGTTGgggaatatgagttcttctgttAACTTTGCctcactcgctcctttctattttcatgcaaaacccagcctatattaaaaaatattttttgtgttagtTTCCATCTGAAAATGTTATGTAATATTGTCATGTAATACGTTGCGTTATTTACAGGCATGCATTAATTTTAGGTTTTATATTAGTCTGATCAGACTTGTATTGGTCTGGTTCTCTTCCTTATTACATGAAGATAATTTttcagacattttaaaataaaactttacccTTTAAGGTACCTTAATATCAGGAAagtaattagttaaaaaaaaaaaaaaactattaaaatgcattttattaaccaaaatcacataaaaagaaaaagtttagaAACTTACCTTGCTTTTGCAAATTCAAAATATATtccatttctgaaaaaaaaaaaaagaacaacaacaaaaaaaaaattacataaactgTCCGGAATCTCGTGTCAAATTTTTGCATAAGAAAATTCAACTTAGAGAATAGGACATGCTACGAGTTTAAAGGGTTACTTAAAAAGTAATGGAAATATTTTTACTGAAATTAACCTAGTGCACTCAAGTTTTAATATCATTAACATATAAATCATCAAGGTACACTAAATAAGTACTTACATATCAAATCACATCAAATTAAAAACtggaaattataaaaatatatttgtgcaATTAATAAGAAATTATATTTGTTCACCTTTAGTGTGATATACTACAGCAGCTTTAAGATCAAAAAAGTCCCAGCTGGCCTTCCTCTCGAAGCCCTTAGTGTAGCTTTCTCTGGGCAGAGACGACTTTTGCGGAAGCTCCGCCCCAACGTCCTTAGATGAAGAGCAAAACACTATTGCACCAGAAACCCCAGAATCGTCTTTTTGTGTATCCACCTCGAGGGTCAAGGCCTGAAGCGAGTCGTCGGTGGACCCGCTGACTGGAGATGGGGTGGGATGTCCTCCTTTACTCGCGCTCTGAATGCTAGTCCGTTTGTCTGGGAAAGTTGATGTATCCAGCCTCTGGGGGgagctgtgtgtctgtgttgccACAGCGGCAGTGCAGCCTCCCTGAAAGCTCACCTGTCCGGGTTTGTCCTTTGCTGCCGAGCTGCACGCCGGACCATCCGGGCCACTGCTGGGCTCGTTGATGAACGACAAACCCCACTGGTTTTGGAAGATGTCGCCCAGAGATTTCTGATTGGGTGGGGGGTCGGATTGACGGCCACTGGGGAGAGACAGTTGCATATTGGAAGAGGAGGAGGCGGAAAGGGGGTAAACAAACAGATTAGGCTTCCTGGGCTCAGGTGTGGTAGTCGAGGTGGATGGATTGCAGCTACCGCTGGAGGAAGATGCTACATGATCAGAGCCTGCTGAAGAGACTGGCACCGGGGAGGAACTGGAGACCGAGCTGAAGTGGGGACCAGGCAGAGGGCAGGTGTTGCCGTCACCGTTGCTAAAGCTGGCCGAGGTGATGGTTTTCACAGCTGACATAGGCACCTGTGATGGCCTCCCAGGTACCTGCGGAGCAGGGGCGGGAATCTCAGTGCCGGCCTGGGCTGCCTTATTGAGGTTCTCCTTAACTTTGCTTGCATAACTGATCTTAGGCACTATCTTCGCGCTACTATTGTCCACAGGAAAGACGGGTGGTGGCTTGAACAGAGTCCACGAGTCCTCTTTAGCTGATGCTGCCACTTTCGTTTTAGTGGACTTATCCTCAAATTTTTTCCCAGTGCTTTTCCGGTAAACCTCAGATGTCAGTACCGCAGGTGGGGTAGTGTTTGCCTCCCTAGTTTTTGTAAAGCCACTGGAATGGCTGTCTGTCTTTGAGGAGGCTCGGCTGATTTCCACCTGCACGGCTGAGGTTCTGTCGACCAGCTCTAGAGTGGCCGGCCCTGATTCTTGCTTACTGGCCTGCTGCATGGCCTTGACCTGGCTTGAAGCAGTCACATTGTCCAAAGATTTGCCGTTCCTCTGGGCTCGGCGCTTCTTCGGTGTGGTATAACCGCTTTCTGAGCCACTGCCATCGTTGTCCGTGCCTGGCTTGCCGGGATAACCGTTGGTGAGTGGCCCACAGTTCAGTGTCACTATGCCGTTTAGAGACACAAGGGCCTCTTTCTTGCCCTCATGTGTGGTCAACTCTGAGGGCTTGTCATTTTTGCAGTCCATACTGTTTCTACTAGTGTTATTGCCTTTCCTTTCCCCCTTCAGGCCAGTGTGTGGGGGCTGTCCAGAGGGTTTTGGGTTCAAGTCGGATTCTAGTCGGAGTTTGTTACCATTTTGGCTCACTGAATGCCGAGAGCTGTCTAGGTCAAGGGAAGTGGGAATCTCCTCTCCCTCAACTACAAatccatttatttttccattctCTGTGGGTAGAAAAAGGCCACATGggcaattaaaacaaaatcaaactAAGTCATCTGATTAACAAGAGATCAAGTACAAATCTAAACCAGTTCTCATTGCAGGAGCCTAGTCAACATTTGCAAGGTAAAAGGTAATGGCCTGAAATACTAGATTAGCACTGGACCCGCTCGGACACTTTCGTTTCGGCTTTCCACTAATGTCTTTAATGCTATTTACACTAGTGAAGTTGACTGACACGCCACAGGACCTTTCATACAACGCATCAAACGACTTCTCTTAAAGTATGTCGTCGCCATGCTTCTGATGTTTTGCATAACTTAGCAAAACGAGCTTGCAGACAGCAACCTTGGTATCGCAGGAACTAAACATGGTAGACGCTTTAAACCCAAAGCTCTGGTAATGGGAAAATGctgacaagaaaaaaatatatgaaaaaaaaaaaatctatggaaCATAGAACAgtcatgttttaaataatgctaCGGACTAgataataaaaactttaaaaatggtGATGCTGATTTCAATGATAGTCTGACTTCCTcctatttttaacctctgttaTACTGACACGTCCAAATGCAGCCCAGTCATATTAGGGATGTTCACTGAGCTTTAGCACATCAACATTAGACACattagaattaattattctcacagctaaacaacCAGATTATAATCTCGTTTAGTAGAGCTATTTCAGTCAGCCAACTTCACGAAGTTTCCAGgagctgaagatttttttttttcttattttgacaaagatgcaaaaaaagtattacgtttaaaaacattttagctGTCAAATTTTTAACTGCCGATTCCTCAGCAGCAACAAAtgacacattaatataaatgtgcTCACTTTAATGTATTTTCTATAGTGACGGCTCACTGACAGGGACTTGTACAGAGAACATAAATTTTGGCAGCAGGGCAAAAACATCATATTGTCATTCTTTCAAGACAATGTTATGATACATGATACACTTCATTATCTTTAGTATTGTCAGCACACCtgccaggaaaaagaaaaaaaaagaaagcagttttacatgtaaaaaaaaaaaaaaaaaaaaaaacataaaacttttaGGTTTAACATGTATACAAAtgaatgttaaaaagaaaaagaaataaaacaaaaattccaaagatTGAGTGAAGGATTTTAAAATCAAGTCAGTTCCTTCCAAAAAAAggggttataaaaaaaaaaaaaaaaacatttaagccactaatattttagaaaatggaAAAGAGTTTTCAGAAACATGATGCTATTTAACAAAGAATGATTATTGATCTGGCAAAGTTTTCTGCAAGGATGTTTATGTATTATGTATGGACTGAAATGGATCACatatggggaagactgctgacttgacagttgtccatAAGATGATCATCAACAACCTCTACAATGAGGGCAAGTTACAGAAGCTGTTGTATTAAAGCATATTCATAGAAAGTTGACTAGAAGGGCAAAAACAACAGGGAGTACTGTAGACATTAAGATTGCCAAGACAAGTCATTTCAACAACCTGAtag
Protein-coding regions in this window:
- the nufip2 gene encoding FMR1-interacting protein NUFIP2, whose translation is MAERPCTGATRLSHGEDDGPDRSRLPVNDEQSCRQIQDEETQTKKTENGKINGFVVEGEEIPTSLDLDSSRHSVSQNGNKLRLESDLNPKPSGQPPHTGLKGERKGNNTSRNSMDCKNDKPSELTTHEGKKEALVSLNGIVTLNCGPLTNGYPGKPGTDNDGSGSESGYTTPKKRRAQRNGKSLDNVTASSQVKAMQQASKQESGPATLELVDRTSAVQVEISRASSKTDSHSSGFTKTREANTTPPAVLTSEVYRKSTGKKFEDKSTKTKVAASAKEDSWTLFKPPPVFPVDNSSAKIVPKISYASKVKENLNKAAQAGTEIPAPAPQVPGRPSQVPMSAVKTITSASFSNGDGNTCPLPGPHFSSVSSSSPVPVSSAGSDHVASSSSGSCNPSTSTTTPEPRKPNLFVYPLSASSSSNMQLSLPSGRQSDPPPNQKSLGDIFQNQWGLSFINEPSSGPDGPACSSAAKDKPGQVSFQGGCTAAVATQTHSSPQRLDTSTFPDKRTSIQSASKGGHPTPSPVSGSTDDSLQALTLEVDTQKDDSGVSGAIVFCSSSKDVGAELPQKSSLPRESYTKGFERKASWDFFDLKAAVVYHTKEMEYILNLQKQDPNRVVLYSESKNGPDQ